The genomic window cacacacacaggcacacacacccacccacacacacacccacacacaatgttCACCGCATCACTATGTGAATCACCAGACTTTATAATTGTATGGACAGATCAGAGCATCAaattattaagaaaaaaacaagcacataaacacacccaAAGAATATGCGATTGCAGACCAAATAACCTAGAAGAATGCAAGAGATCGGGTAAGGAGAGTCATGTAATTCGTGTGAACAAATTAATATGAAAAAACCTTTTTACACTTTTGCTTTTCTTCACTGTGACCAAACTATTTTCCCATCGCGGAAAaggaagcattttttttttctcgagcaTGCGCAGTCGATTCAACGCAAGAAGAAACGACGAGATGGCGAACGAAGTAACTCATGCACCGAACAAAACTTGGGAATTGAGCTTGTATGAGCTCCACAGAACTCCACAGGAAGCGATTACAGATAATACAGAAATCGCAGTTTCTCCACGTAGCCTTCACAGTGAACTAATGTGCCCAATATGTCTGGATATGCTGAAAAGTACAATGACCACGAAAGAGTGTTTACATCGCTTTTGCTCAGACTGTATCATTACCGCGCTTCGCAGTGGTAACAAGGAATGCCCCACATGCAGAAAGAAACTTGTGTCTAAACGATCGCTTCGACCTGATCCAAACTTCGATGCTCTAATCTCAAAAATTTATCCAAGTCGAGAGGAATACGAGGAACACCAAGAAAGAGTGCTTGCAAAGTTGAGTCAACACCATAACACAGCTGCTTTACGACAAAGTATCGAAGAAGGTTGGTTTCAGTATTGTTTATAAAATTGTGGTCTGATTTCAGATTACCAGTTCGATTGTTATATCATTGTAAATTATTTTCAGAGATAAAGTTGCATCTTAGAAATAGCATAAATCGTTATTCCTATTTTGAAAATTCacaatacaactactactagtactactactactgtactggtactaccactactactagtactactactgctactactactactactactgctgctgctactactactagtgctgctggtactactagtactactatatAATGTAGTACTTGAACTGCACAAACTCTCCATACAATGAGCTTgaagtgcctcacatgaaacatgtacagtacttcttcttctttcccttgactaccgccttcatcattgtgaagattctgtagacgtTAAGCACATGAAAAACAATTTACAAGGATAGTAGTACTTGTTAACTacttttgttagttttgttgaaTTTGAATGTTAACAAAAAATGATTTCTTACACTGGTTTTAGTAATACTTATTAAGTTATTTTTTAAGAAATCTTCCTTTTACTTACTATAGTCATTAGCTAATCTtagtttagataaaaaaaaaaaaaaaaaacaaaccctaaacaacagcaataacaaacaaacaacagttcaacaaaaacaacaacagtaacaaaccaACCGCGAAATTAAACTACAAAGTTACATCTGctggttgtggagtgatggcctagaggtaacgcatccgtctaggaagtgagagaatctgagtgtgctggttggAATCACCGTTCAgacgccaatattttctccccctctactacagtactagaccttgagtagtggtttggatggtattcatttggatgagacgataaaccgaggtcctgactgcagcatgcacttagtgcacgtaaaagaacccacagcaacaaaagggttgttcctggcaaaattctgtagaaaaaatccacttcgataggaaaaacaaataaaactgtactctggggaaaaaaaaaaaaaggatggcgctgtagtgtagcaatgcgctctccctgggtctcgagagcggcctgaatttcacacagagaaatctgttgtgataaaaagagaaaaaatacaaattttatacaaaatacaaatattgaaAAAATTCTGTATTAGTATCAGCATGATCAGCTGATGTATGACTGACCACATGGCACTAGCAAACTTAAAATTCATATAaaaaatagtattattattaacatcctttttcagtttttgaaTTGGGTTTTCCTGGCAGCAGATATATTTGAACTATTTTGAAGTCCTACTTTAGTGGATGTGATTAAAGGTTCTGGCTGTCTTGCAtttttaacacagaaaaaaatatgctatatatatatatgctggcgGAACCTGCAGTGACAGTGGCTTCATGCAGCTGTGGTGTTTCCACTCCGTGATGGATTTTTAATATACAGTTACAACAAAGGAGAGCTCAGCAATTTTTGTTTTGGTACTAAGTTCAGCTGACAGGAATGCATTTGATGGTCCCACTTTCCTTGCAGTTGCACTCTGAGTCTTAGTTTTACCATTATTCTACAGGTCCCAGATGACTTTCAAAGGGTCACTTTAATACTGCACAATTTAATCTACAttgctgtgcacacacatgcaaaagcaGGTATACTTTCTTGTCAAGAAAATTGGATGTAtccatgtatgtacatgtatgcattttcATGGAAACGGTGATTAAGACTAAGAGAAGACTTGGAGGAAAATTTTATccttgagggaaggaaggaggcgtTTCCACTGGGCAAACAAATCAACTCTCTTTTACAGCACTTTAGCAGATGATTTTATCATCTGCCATCAGACCGAAGCTCTGAAACAGTATTACTATATTGTATATTTTTTCCACCCGTTttaatttttatgtatttgttcttGAATTATTGTTGAAATTTGTAGAGCATGCCAGGACCTTTTCACTGAATATGCAGAACTTGTGCTTCCTTTCCATTTCATAGCCTGGTCATTGATTGCCAATCATCTAATAAACTATAAAGTTACTTGATTGAAAAATGGAACCCTTCTGAGCTTGTCAACTGATCTTTTTATATTGGCTCACATTTGCAAGATGGAGACATTTCTGTTGGGGAGTGCTGTCTTACTCCTGATCCTTTTGCAGTGTGCAAACATTCTCATTGCCATGCATCCATATAAAAATCAAATAGATTTCTGATTTGTGATTGTTTTACACATGTATGGTTATACTTTTATTGTCATCGTAGCAGGGAAAAGTGACAAAATGACTTACATTGTTACAATGAAGGATGAAGTAAAGgatgtgaacaacaacaaaaccacaaaattAAAAGACAGCAAAATATGTTATGAAAAAAAGTATCTAATACTGATAGTAATAATGCCTCATTATTAATTTTTCTTTGCACCTTATGCTTGGGGATCTGAAAGGATGCAAGAGAGGTCACagtgctcagctcagctcagctgttAGTGTTACAAGATAACCCAAGCATTGTCGGGCAAACAAGCGCTAACGCATGGAAAGTGTTGTGTATAGtagacgttctctctctctctctctctctctctctctctctctctctctctcatttgaatACTACATTTCTGCATTGTTTGTGGAGGTGCACTGCACTAGTGCATTAACATCTTACAATGAGAATTTCATGAATGTGACAATAATGAAAATGTTCAttgcacagatttttttttttttttttttttttttaaatgaaaagtaGAATTGAAATCATGTTGTTAGTTTAACTtttaattctgtaaaaaaaaaaaaaaaaaaaaggtctcgaTTTTAGATTCTGAATTAATgttaaaaacacaacaataaaacgATAACAATAAATGCACTGATCCTGTCATCACATTCATGAATTCTCTATACTGTACAATGAGAATAAGATGGTAGAAGGGTGATGGTCTTATCAAATTCTGGTTGCTTggttgtgcatgcatacatgattGATAGAGTGCACTTCATTCATTTCTTATTAAGACTGATGCCATGCCCTTAAAATCCATTATTTATGTTTTCACCTGTGATGTTACAGGGTTACGTCTCCAGTCACTGAATCGAGCACAACGTGTGCGCAAGCCAGCATCAGAACTAGATGGCACCAGCACACCCATTGATGGAGAAGGTGACGGAGATGCTGATGGAGATGCTGACGCTGAAGCTGAAGCTGATGCCGAGATGGACGCTGACAGAGATGTGGATGGGGATCATGACGCAGATGCCCACCATCACAATGAGGATCGCCACGACAATGAAATGCATGACGAGTCAGCTTCCAATGACACCCTGCCCAGAAAAAGATTCCGGCGGTACTCAGATGACTCGAGCACTGAAAATTCCATGGGGGAGTCCAGCATGCCTGAGAACATCCCTGAGGTTCCTGTGCGCGTGGGGGAGATCGAATTGGTGTTTCGCCCTCATCCCCATCAGCTAGACTCAGAAAATTGCAACACGCAGCGTTTCATCAAAACTACTGCCAATGCGACAGGTATTCatgctttgtgtctttcttcctccTGCAGACTCTCTTCTGCGTAAATGTGTTaactattaatattatcattcatTTGTACAATTTTTGTCTTCACACACGTTACTCCCAGTTTTGAAATTACGTTCCACATTTTGCCTGTGGTGTTGTCTTGAACATTATGTGATCGACTCAGAAATAATTTACTAGTCAGAAGACAACTGACAAGGATTCGgacagtttctttctttatttttgtctgttaaGTTGAACTTTCCCATTTGGTAGATCTGTCTGTGGATTCTTCATGGATTATTTTCTTACCAGTGCTATTGAGTTATAGTTTATAGCTATTTATTGCTCTGTCTTGGATAAAAttttataaaatgaaataaaggtaATGAATGCAGTTTGTCATTTCTGTTATTTGGAAAAGatgatgtatttatttatatgatATGTCCATGCTGATAACTTTTTGTTTCCTTGGGGAGAACAAGTTCTTTATAATGATGTATTTTTCAATCATTGCATGTGGTTTCTTTCAGTGGAACATCTGGCAAAGTATCTGGCTATACGTCTGACTCTGGATGAGCAAGACCCCAGCCTTGAGGACAATTCCAGTAAGTCCTTAATTAGCAAGAACCTTTAAGTCTACCACTCGACAAATTTGCCTGAGGTTGCATTGACTCTGATCTTTTCCTACAAAAGTATAACCTGAGGGCATGAAGAAGCTCTGTGCTTCACAGCACACGCACAATAATACATGAACCTGTGTATGCAATAGCACAGTaaagtgtggagtggagtgatggcctagaggtaacgcgtccacctaggaagtgagagaatctgagcgcgctggttcgaatcacggctcagccgccgatattttctccccctccactagaccttgagtggtggtctggatgctagtcattcggatgagatgataaactgaggtcccgtgtgcagcatgcacttagcgcacgtaaaagaacacacgccaacaaaagggttgttcctggcaaaattctgtagaaaaatccacttcgataggaaaaacaaataaaactgcacacagggaaaaaaataaaaaagggtggcgctgtagtgtagcgacgtgctctccctggggaaagcagcccgaatttcacacagggaaatctgttgcgataaaaagaaatacaaatacaaataaaataggACAAACACAAATTTTGAGAATACAATGAAtaaaatgatttatttatttgtttaagtgATCAGACCAAATTTGATCAACCTACAGGTAAGGCATTCATCGTTTTATCTCTACCTCTAAACATCAGCacacaaataaaagtaaaaagaaaatatgTTGTATTTAAGGCAGATGCTGATACAAGACTCCAAGGAAGGTAAGCTTTTGTGAATCTGTAAAAGCATGGTTGATTTAACTCATGAAGGCATGTACAGACAGGGGAGGTGAGGAGTATTTAATACTAGCATGTTTACAAGTCATAAAATGATGAATAGTAAAACAATAAAGTAAACAAAATGTTGagttattacaaaaaaaaaaaaaatctgtttttatTCTTAAAGGTGTGTAGACACACCATATGTTTAACTCACTGACAAAGTTTTGAGAATGAAAATAAGACACTGGACGTCATGTATTGCTTGTCAGTCAGTGTAATCCAGTTTGGTAGTGTATGTGGTTCCAGCATCAGCCAACCAAGACAAATACGCCATCTACATGTACAACCAGTCGGGCGTGCTGACCGCCCTGAGCAGCAACATGACCTTAGAGCAGGCCAACGAGAGGTACTGGAAGATCAACAAGCCCATGGAGATGTATTTCCTGGACACCACCAGGTCCGCTGAGCCCACCATGAAGAAGACCCAGACATCAGGGGTTAACACCGCGGAAAAGTGATGATGGAAGGTTTGGGGGATGTGGAGTGATGTCGGTGTGCTCCCAACATAATGGGAACATTAAATTGTTGGTGTGAAGGGACTTGAAGGAGAACTAGTTTGTTCCTTTGCAGCTTAATTTGGAAAATGTCTTTTTATGTGAGCGGCATGAAGACTGGAATATttacaattgttttttttttgttttattttgttttgttggtttaatTTCCTGACAACTTGCTATTTCAGAAAGTGTGTGAAAGTGGAAATGTGGAATTTTGTCATTGTTGGCTGTGGTCATGTGTGGCAATGGTGCTGATTTATTGTAAGGCGATAGTTATGTGCAGGGTTCGGGTGTCTGTTGCCAGAGCTGTTGAAGAGCAGTGTAGATATTTTGCTGAGCCAGGCTGCTTTACCTGCTGTATGGGTTGGTTTCAGGTGCTGGCTTGTGTTGAGGCATTGGTCATTGTTTCTGTTGGTATCAGTTTTTCCAGTACTAATGATGATAGTAAGTCTTCTGACTCTTTGCTGCTTTGTGtcacaatgcgtgtgtgtgtgtgtgtgtgtgtgtgtgtgtgtgtgtgtgcgcgcgcacgcgcgagtgtgtgtatgtgtgtgtgtgtgtgtgcacacatttgcatgagtgtgtgtttattgttggtCACATATACATTCTTTTTTCAGAATGTTTTTATAAACAGATCAACAAATATGAGGAGAGGGTGTGTACATTCATTGTGTACTAGTTACTAGTTAATCTGGTTCAACAAATCTGTGTTTTCCTCTTTAGATTTTCCCTTTATTTTTATGAAAATGTACAAAGtgacagattaaaaaaatatatatataaattgagcAATTACATATGTTTCTCATTTACTATTTAGAAATGTCTCATCTActcatgcctttaaaaaaaaaaattttcatgctCCTCATCTTACCGTTAAATatattttaaaattcttttttttttttatttagcttGTGTTGAAAGACTTAATGTTACACACGTCCATTTCATTTATGTCCTtcatttgtattctctaaattgaACCTTGTCCAGATACagacatgttttgtttgtttattcttctaATTGATCATTACAGCTGGATTCTTTAAACTGCCCTCAGATAGTGAAAACACTTTTGTTACGCTGATGCGGATGGACTTTACACACCCTTTAAGAGTATTAAGTAGTAGGGCAGCTCCATGCTTGCATTATACAGAGTAGTTCATATGACTGTGAGTGTGAAATGAGGTAACATGGGTAAATGACAGAATTTGCTCTGGAGACATTTTACTTAAATCTTTattgctggaaaaagagggcagaagttagggatgcaaaggggaggtaacctacttccgggaggttatcagcatATGCGGGTAGtaatttgcacaggacaggaattagaTCCcagccagagtctgcactagtgtgtcatggttaagtatgttagataaacataattttaggaagaaatttTCCTTTACATAGTAAAAGCAAGAATAATAGAAGCAAAGtgctttttccttttgttttcaccTTCCACCCTCTGGTTAGCAGCAGGTTGCCAATAGTTTTGTCCTAATTTTATTCTTTAAATGGGAAAAGACTGGTTAGTATTTGAGCAGATAATGCAGAAACCAGTGAAGTGGGAGAGCCATTGTATGTACTAATGCAAAAAAGCATAGCATATACTATAGtgatgtgcaagtgtgtgtgtacttacccTTTCCCTTTTTGCATTTTATTTCTGATGTGCTAAGTGCAATGTGGTGGATGTAAACTTGTGTTGAAATGTGCACATGTGATCATGTAGGTTTCTTCTCAGCATTTGAAACAACTCATTCTGGACCAGGTGTTAGAAACTGTATAGATCTCTCATTCATTTTTCTTGTGGGTCTTGTAATTAGATTTAGAGAacaattttattctatttctgaTTTTGCCATCTGTGGGGAGTTCTGAGCTGAGCGCTTCACTGAAAaagtgtgttgtatgtgtcattTAGTAAGCTTTCATTTtggcatttattattattattattattattattttttttttgctagagCTGTCTTTTACTGATGGTTGTGTTCCTGGATAACATACGGTGCATTGTGTACATTGAATACAAAAGACAAAAGGTTAAAAGAGTAAGATGATGGCTACCACTTATCTGGGTtaatgtaatttttcatgtgtcTGTTCAAATGGATGTGGTTGTCAgatggttagagtgctggattcttgCCTGAGTTTTACGGAGTTTGATCTCCATCTCACCTGGTGggctaagggtggagatttttcctatcttccaggtcaacatatgtgcagacctgctagtgcctgaacaccctttgtgaacatactcagcatacattccccagaaaacggagtatggctgcctttatggcagggtaaataaagaaaatggtcatacacattaaGTGTTACAAGTCTCTATATGTGTAttagtgtgcgtgactgaaacctgtctgatacaggaaatgaatgatgaagaCCAAATAGCAGctatcagttggctctacccaggtaggcagcctgttgtgcaaattagtccatgtttgtaaaatgcttagagcttggtctctgactaacAATATAGGTGCTTTccataagtatccgtatcacatcatcattcttatcattatgtTGGAATGCAGAACAACCTGTTAAGGAAGAGAATCCTAAGAATAGTAAGATGTGTCTTCTAATGAAGCTTTCAGATCCAGGTTGGCCCAGAATTTCCCATTCTTTAGCAACTGATGGCCTGTCTCTTAGTCTTACAGTGATGACACAAGGTTTGTTAGCATCATGAATGAGAGTGGTAAGTGtacctgctactgctgttgctgttcagcTGTGCAACACAAGTCCTGAAGTCAGTGGACACCTTTCTGTAGAAGTCGGCAGCCTTTGTGTGGTGCAGAAACTTTCCACAATCACAGTTGTGTTCATGTCCAGTCCATTCGTTTTAGGACAGGTGTTCAACGTGCACTTCACTGTgatctggttttgtgtgtgtgaatttgtgattgtgtgtgtgtgtgttgctttggggTTGATTTGGAAAataacattttgttttctctctctgtgactcagttGTTCTCATTGCTTCTGTTTATCTGACTATTGCTTATTCGCTTGATATACCCACCCCTGATCCACCCtctaaaatttttattttattttattttttttataaaattctCCACCCAgtccctgtccttctgtcttcaTTCTCTGTTTTGAGCTTGCATTGCTGTTTCTTGTACATAATGAAAATGCACATGTATACAACTTACAGGTGTAAATCGAGAACTTGATGTACACTTTTATGGGCCTTCAAATTCCAGTGGGATGGTGGAAAATGGGTTAGTGGATGTGTAGTTATTTCCCTTTGACATGGAAAACattattgtgggttttttgttgtttttaattgtttttgtttttttgttgttttttggagtgggggtgggggatgtgtgtcttaattctcagtttctctctctctctcatcatgaaTATTGGTTCTTGTCCTTAGTGGTGCCATTCTTAAAAGAGTAATGATCACTAGTGCTGGGAATACAATGTTTATAAAATGGGTATGGGATGTTTGTGGCACTTACCCTACAGTTCAAAGCACATTGAACAGACTTGGTAAAGGCAGTCTTCTGTgcatcatttattttgttttactgttgACAAAATCATCAGTGAACGGTGAACACAGGAAAATAGCAGACAGCAGCAAGCAGACACCATGACCAACAAGCTGTGTTCCTCAACTGAAATTTCCTGCTGCTTGGAAAAGGTGCCTGCTGATGTTAATTTGGGAAAGAAAAATGGTATGAATAGGTGTGAACATATTCAGCATCCTGTCTGATAGCTTATCAAAAGTTACCAATAAGTTAATTATAGAGCTGTTCATTCAAGTTGATAGCTTATCAAAAGTTACTAATAAAGTACACTGCTGCTCATTCACAGTTATGTTAAAACAGCTTATACCCTCATTTTTTCAGATTGAAGTTGAAACTTTGTATATATGTTATGCAGTTTGGCATTAAAAGTTATTGTTTTGCACTCTCTTTTTAGTAATTTTACTGGCAGCGAAAACATTGAAAGAGAtgttcagtttctgtctgtttatatctTTACCCACCTCAGTATCTGGATTAATGTGCTTTGTATTTTCCCTGTCATTTGCCCTTTTGTCATCTGTTATTCttatttttctcagtttttgtctgtgtgaaagatTGCCATTGAATTTGAAGTGAATGGGGCAgcatctaaagaaaaaaaacaaacaacaaaaaacaaaaacaaaaaaacctgaaaagaTGACAAAGCAATCTTTGTACAGTAAGTTAAGTTACTTTTCAGTCAATCTAATGATGCGATTCACAAAGAATGTGATCAGAACTGATGAAAGACACTGATATTGGATCATTTGGAGATACATATGCCATGCCTCTTTGAATACAACTGAAATTGCACGAACATTTGAAAAGGTAAAGAGCTTGCTTTTTGTATTGCGGATTATCATctatttagactttttttttttgggggggggggggggggattcctttTTATTTTACGTTCATCTGCTGTGGATACATTTAAGCTTATTAGACCTTGTGATTGTGTTTACCAGACGTTATCTGCTACTGTCTTTGGACCTTTTCACAATTTGATTttgagtgacaaaaaaaaaaaaaaaaaaaaaaaatctgaatgaaGTAGATAATGATAACAGTTCCATATTGTATCTGATGCATCCCAGTTGTATACAGTTATATGCTACTTAGCCTAGCCACTGTGTGCATTGACTGTAAGTTGAACAGTTTTCAACAGACATTgctatgtgtgcatgtttatatatataaatatatatatagacatcactccttcacactttttttttgtttactgtttttcccctctctcttctttgctgCAGTTCAGATATGTCATTGGATAGTTCATTATCTAGCATGGGCACTTTTCAGTGTATCTTTACAGCTTGAAAGGTTAAGTACACCAAGTAATATAAATGGATATTTTATTCTTGCAAATCACTTGTATTTGGTTTTGAATGAtgattatttttctgtctgagaaTTTCCATTATTCTGTAAAAATGGTGTGCCTATTGTTTAAGTGTACACTGGGTCTTTTAGTGTTGTGCACaggcactgtatgtgtgtgcattcacacacacagatgcatgcacatgcactgtgatgcgcgctcacacgcacaccgtcacacacacacaattacacatgtgCATAtagttgcacacacgcacacacactaagatacatgcacacacaaatacacatgggCATAATTCTGCAAACACACAGATTTACATGCACACATTAATACAAACACATGGgcatgtaatcacacacacacacatcaccttttCCTTTCACTCTTTTCTCTTAATGTGTATCCTTCAAACATACTTTGTTCACAGACTTTAACATGGGAACTCTTCTGTCTTCATCAGCACCATTCAACAAATTCATTGATAATTATATGAAGGACTCTGAGATTGTGCGGAAGACACAAAGCAAAGACATGTTCTGTCTTCATGCATACAAGGTCGTCTTTGTAATGATATTCCATCTGTATATATTCTGACAACCGCATATGTATCTTTGATCTGATCAATTGGTTGCCTAGCTGGTATGACTGGGATAttgtgatgaatgaatgaaaggactGTTTGAATAAAATGTCCAAAAGAATTTCCTGGGTGTTTTGCATTGATGGAGAGGGGTCTGAAGAAAGTGAGAAAGCAGTTCATTTCCAGAAACATGGTCTAGGCGTTCAGTAAATGACAAGACTTCAAGACTTTATTGGTTTCAGATAGAAGAAATTAAACTGAGTGTTCACTCAATGTTGTGAAAAAACAGCATAATATTTTGTGTgttgattagtttcagtttcatgaagGTGTCAGAGCATATGGACAGATCTATCCATAGGTACACCATCACAtatggggaaaaacaaaacaaaaaaaacaacaaccccacacagTAGCAGATGCAGATCTTGAATTAATCCAGGCTATGAGTCTATCCTAGATTAAAAAGATTGATAatataattaatatatatatatataggtaaatACATTAAGATATAGTGAAGGAAAAGATATGCAGAAagcaaaagattgaaatgaaaacaagagGAAATGGGCCACACTCATTGAAACCATGTGCAccaacacatgcgcacataccaACCCAAAcatgcaaatgcatacacacaaacacggacgcaGACAAACGCATACGCAAAACGCTTATGTGCAACGATTTGCAGTCTTGATCAGATTAAGGAGCACTTCGAAATCTATATACTGAGTTCACACATTTGTAAACAATACAGGGTCTGCAATAACAGTCAAATCAAGTAAACGTTATTCTCTCTCAAGATAAATTCAAATTGTCATGTACAGTTAATGCATGTCACATGTTCTCTGATACAGGGCCACACTGCAGAAAAAAATAAGTTCAGAGGTTGGTTGATTTGTAGTTAAAAGATCACTTTCATTGTACATTTTATATGTTGATCAATTCACACATAAAACAATCGAGTAGTAATAAATTTGTGCGATCACAGAAAAAATCACATTATCAGGAACAGAACAAACTGAATCTTTTTGTTTTCGTGACAATTGCGGACTTTGGAAATGCAGGTGTAAACTGAATTCCTTGAGTGACTACGTTCCACCGAAATGGAAGCGTGCTCTGTTCAGTGATGAACTGG from Babylonia areolata isolate BAREFJ2019XMU chromosome 1, ASM4173473v1, whole genome shotgun sequence includes these protein-coding regions:
- the LOC143287976 gene encoding E3 ubiquitin-protein ligase RING2-like, which translates into the protein MANEVTHAPNKTWELSLYELHRTPQEAITDNTEIAVSPRSLHSELMCPICLDMLKSTMTTKECLHRFCSDCIITALRSGNKECPTCRKKLVSKRSLRPDPNFDALISKIYPSREEYEEHQERVLAKLSQHHNTAALRQSIEEGLRLQSLNRAQRVRKPASELDGTSTPIDGEGDGDADGDADAEAEADAEMDADRDVDGDHDADAHHHNEDRHDNEMHDESASNDTLPRKRFRRYSDDSSTENSMGESSMPENIPEVPVRVGEIELVFRPHPHQLDSENCNTQRFIKTTANATVEHLAKYLAIRLTLDEQDPSLEDNSTSANQDKYAIYMYNQSGVLTALSSNMTLEQANERYWKINKPMEMYFLDTTRSAEPTMKKTQTSGVNTAEK